Proteins encoded together in one Rhipicephalus sanguineus isolate Rsan-2018 chromosome 9, BIME_Rsan_1.4, whole genome shotgun sequence window:
- the LOC125759755 gene encoding uncharacterized protein LOC125759755, whose amino-acid sequence MICVSQYLHTPTSSSYNEDDSLHLADLLDPSIKAQVAQESGVNEEAEELENVLLYATTAVERDILAYVGGFLLKSILKFIDECKDCKAALVGNDDKYSTLVKLKEYAQGAGKLIQPSRAVMEVLTECEEHFKAFADEDGILALKTPFASILSALRRSVTVRLESCEIHRAQVEKSLLEKYVRTRLKIHLRQKQAQRVNGQSSKTCAAVNLE is encoded by the coding sequence ATGATATGTGTCAGCCAATACTTGCACACGCCAACGTCATCTAGCTATAACGAGGATGACAGCTTGCACTTAGCTGACCTCCTGGACCCCAGTATCAAGGCACAAGTTGCGCAAGAAAGTGGCGTGAACGAGGAAGCAGAAGAGCTTGAAAACGTTCTTCTGTATGCAACCACTGCAGTGGAACGTGACATTCTTGCATATGTAGGAGGTTTTCTACTGAAGTCTATCTTGAAATTCATTGACGAGTGCAAGGACTGCAAAGCGGCACTGGTAGGAAATGACGATAAATACAGCACTCTCGTTAAGCTTAAAGAATACGCTCAGGGCGCTGGAAAGCTCATTCAGCCTAGCCGAGCTGTCATGGAAGTGCTCACTGAATGCGAGGAACACTTCAAGGCCTTTGCCGACGAAGACGGAATTTTGGCGCTAAAAACCCCATTCGCGAGCATTTTGAGTGCATTGCGCAGATCAGTAACTGTGCGACTGGAGAGCTGCGAAATCCATCGTGCACAGGTAGAAAAGTCGCTGCTGGAAAAGTATGTTAGGACAAGGCTAAAGATTCATCTTCGGCAAAAACAGGCACAAAGGGTGAATGGTCAGTCAAGTAAGACGTGTGCTGCAGTGAACCTTGAGTAG